The Flexistipes sp. genomic interval GGATATCAGGTGCTGCTGCCTGTTATGCTTCTTCAAAAATGAAAAAAGACCTTGATGAGGAAAAAACCATTCCCCTTATGGGGGTTGCGGGTGCATTTGTATTCGCCTTGCAGATGGTGAATTTTGCTATACCGGGAACCGGCTCAAGTGGGCATTTTGCCGGAGGCTTCCTTCTGGCACTCCTGCTGGGGCGTCACGCATCATTTCTTGTAATGTCATCGGTTTTGTTGGTTCAGGCACTGTTTTTTGCAGACGGAGGGCTGCTTGCACTTGGATGCAATATTTTTAATCTTGCATTTATTCCCTCATACATAGTTTATCCGTTGTTTAAAAACATAATTGATAAAAATGAAAGCAAAACAGCCATATGGAGCGGTGCGTTTTTATCCCTTTGTCTTGGTGCAGTTATGGTCTCGATGCAGACGGGGATCTCAGGTATTGCCGAGCTGCCGTTTTCAAAGATGCTGCTGCTGATGCTGGGAATTCATCTGCTTATTGCGGTATTTGAAGGGGCCATAACAGTAGGGTCATATATGTTCATAAAACGTTATTCATTACAGACAGAGCTTAAAAGTGAGAAGGGAAAGCTTAAACCGTATTTTAGTATACTTTCTGTTTCTTTAATAATTGCAGCGGTCGTTTCTCTGTTTGCATCATCAAAACCGGACGGTTTGGAATGGTCTGTATACAATATAATGGGCAGGGCATCCGAACCTCATTCCATGACAGGGCAATTTCATAACTTTTTAGGGAGTTTGCAGGAGAAAATCGCATTTCTACCGGATTATGCATTTGCCGGAAGTTCCAGTCAGTGGGGCACATCGGTTTCAGGAATTGCCGGAGCTGTTATTGTTATTATTCTGGCCTCCTCACTTGGATATATAATCAGAAAAGCCAATAAAAATTGAAAACCGCTCAGGACAGGTTGCAGCATCTAACTGCATTTGAGGAACTTGCCGAAAGTGACTTTCCTTTAAACATAGTGAGTCCTGCAGTAAAAATCATTGTTGCTGCAGTATTCATTATATTGACTATCAGCGTTAATAAATACGATGTTATTCATTCCCTTCTCCTGACATCATTTACATGTTTTCTCATAGCAATAGCTCCTTTGAAAGTGACAAGTGTATTAAAGATGCTTTTATATCTCAGTCCCTTTGTCCTGCTGCTTGTTATTTTTAATCCGGTTTATGATAAATCCGTTATTACAATTGCGGGTTACCAGGTATACGGCGGGTATGTGTCAGCTTTTACCACTGTGTTGAAATTTATAAACACTACCACTGTTTCTGTGCTGATAGTTTCCAGTACCAAATTTAATCATATAGCATCTTCATTGAGATTTTTCAGAGTGCCGAAATTTCTTGTTATACAGTTTATGGTGATGTACAGGTTTATTTTTATTTTTCTTTACGATATCATTCAGTCGCTGCAGGCGGTTAATTCAAGAGGTTTGCAAAGTGCTGGGTTTTCCTGGCGCAATATGAAAGCGATAATTTCCGCTTTTTTTGTAAAATCGGTATTGCGGGGTGAAGAAGTTTATAATGCTATGCTTTCCAGAGGGTTTGAAATAAAAAATTTTAAATTTGATAATAAAATAAATATCACCGATATTTTCTTCGGTTTTTGTTCATTATTGTACGTTATTATTGTGAGGTTTGTGTAAAATGAGTCATCACTTTATAGAAATTAATGGGCTGGGATATATATATCCGGACGGGACAAAAGCTGTGGATGATGTGAATCTTTATATTTCACACGGAGAATCCGTTGCCATTCTCGGTTCCAACGGAGCGGGTAAGTCCACACTGATTAAACATTTGAACGGGACTATCCTGCCTGTGAAGGGTTCTGTGAATATCGGCGGCACGCCTGTTACAAAAAAAACACTGAAAACTATCAGGTCTACAGTAGGACTTGTGTTTCAGAATACGGACAATCAATTGTTTATGCCGAGTGTATTTGAGAATGTTGCATTCAGCCCCCGTAATATAGGGATCACCGGAGATGAACTGAAGAAAGTGGTGGAGGAGTCGCTTGAAAAAGTTGATGCACTCGGGCTGATTGATAAACATCCGTTTAAGCTTTCCGGCGGTGAAAAAAGAAAAGTCTGTATTGCTTCTGTAATTGCTTCCAATCCTGAAATCCTGGTTTTGGATGAGCCGACTGCGGAAATTGATCCTAAGGGAATCGGAGGTTTGGTTTCAATTTTAAGACAGTTCAGCCATACTAAAATCATTTCCTCTCACAATCTGAAGTTTTCAAGGGCGGTTTGCAGCAGAGGCGTGGTAATGCAGGAGGGCAGAATAGTATTCGACGGTGAACTGGATGAAATTTTCAGCAACGATAAACTCTTGGAAGCAGCCGGTCTGAAAGAAAATTATTGAAGTTTATCAACCAATTCTTCCAGATTTGCTACCGTAATTGTGGGTTCAATCTCCCATGGATCGAAAACGGCACTTTCACTTCTTTTTACCCATGCGGATTTTATCCCGGCTGAGACGGCACCGATTACGTCAAAAGGATTGCTTGATATAAGCCATACTTCGTTGTTGTATGCTCCGGCCGATCTTAAAAAATGAGCATAGACGGCAGGGCTGGGTTTAAAAGTTTTAAGATCATCCACACTGATCAGGTTGATGAAATAGTTTCGTATATTTGCATTTGTTAAGAGGGTTTCCAGTGCATCTTTGCTGCCGTTTGAAAATGCAAAAAGTCGGAAATTCATATCAAAAGCCTTTTTCAGCCCTTTTAAAGTGTCATTAAAAGGCGGCAGTTTTGAGTACAAATTCATAAGATTGTCTTTTTCTTTTGCTTCAATATTTATATCTAATGCACGGCAGGTGTATTCCAAAGCATCTTTTGTGCATTCGGCAAAGGTCTTATAATTTTGCATCAAACCTCTTCTGAAAGAGTATTCCAGCTGTTTGTTCCTCCACATTTCGGAAAATTCCCCAGCTTTTTCAGCGGCATATTTCTCCAGCTCAACCTTAAGGCCGTGGGTATCGATAAGTGTCCCGTAAACATCAAAAGCCAATGTAATGTTGTTTTTGCT includes:
- a CDS encoding energy-coupling factor ABC transporter ATP-binding protein, whose protein sequence is MSHHFIEINGLGYIYPDGTKAVDDVNLYISHGESVAILGSNGAGKSTLIKHLNGTILPVKGSVNIGGTPVTKKTLKTIRSTVGLVFQNTDNQLFMPSVFENVAFSPRNIGITGDELKKVVEESLEKVDALGLIDKHPFKLSGGEKRKVCIASVIASNPEILVLDEPTAEIDPKGIGGLVSILRQFSHTKIISSHNLKFSRAVCSRGVVMQEGRIVFDGELDEIFSNDKLLEAAGLKENY
- a CDS encoding haloacid dehalogenase type II; amino-acid sequence: MSKNNITLAFDVYGTLIDTHGLKVELEKYAAEKAGEFSEMWRNKQLEYSFRRGLMQNYKTFAECTKDALEYTCRALDINIEAKEKDNLMNLYSKLPPFNDTLKGLKKAFDMNFRLFAFSNGSKDALETLLTNANIRNYFINLISVDDLKTFKPSPAVYAHFLRSAGAYNNEVWLISSNPFDVIGAVSAGIKSAWVKRSESAVFDPWEIEPTITVANLEELVDKLQ
- a CDS encoding energy-coupling factor transporter transmembrane component T family protein, which gives rise to MKTAQDRLQHLTAFEELAESDFPLNIVSPAVKIIVAAVFIILTISVNKYDVIHSLLLTSFTCFLIAIAPLKVTSVLKMLLYLSPFVLLLVIFNPVYDKSVITIAGYQVYGGYVSAFTTVLKFINTTTVSVLIVSSTKFNHIASSLRFFRVPKFLVIQFMVMYRFIFIFLYDIIQSLQAVNSRGLQSAGFSWRNMKAIISAFFVKSVLRGEEVYNAMLSRGFEIKNFKFDNKINITDIFFGFCSLLYVIIVRFV
- a CDS encoding energy-coupling factor ABC transporter permease, giving the protein MADALLSVPVGVTFWGISGAAACYASSKMKKDLDEEKTIPLMGVAGAFVFALQMVNFAIPGTGSSGHFAGGFLLALLLGRHASFLVMSSVLLVQALFFADGGLLALGCNIFNLAFIPSYIVYPLFKNIIDKNESKTAIWSGAFLSLCLGAVMVSMQTGISGIAELPFSKMLLLMLGIHLLIAVFEGAITVGSYMFIKRYSLQTELKSEKGKLKPYFSILSVSLIIAAVVSLFASSKPDGLEWSVYNIMGRASEPHSMTGQFHNFLGSLQEKIAFLPDYAFAGSSSQWGTSVSGIAGAVIVIILASSLGYIIRKANKN